The following are encoded in a window of Verrucomicrobiota bacterium genomic DNA:
- the gspG gene encoding type II secretion system protein GspG, protein MILRSKNRGYGRASGAGFTLIEVLLVIVIILMLAGALVVFVLPQQKGAEKNTTRLLLTQIQTALDTYRLNIGSYPTEDQGGLGALLVKPTFENERLAEKWQGPYLKPGTKMDDAWGFKIRYELIDSSQKTEASAPDYKLYSVGPDGQPDTEDDVKLAEESDTTKDSKTVLEQ, encoded by the coding sequence CTTTACGCTCATTGAAGTGCTCCTGGTGATTGTCATCATTCTGATGCTCGCGGGAGCGCTCGTGGTTTTTGTTTTGCCGCAGCAAAAGGGCGCGGAGAAAAACACCACCCGGTTGCTGCTCACGCAGATTCAGACCGCGCTCGACACTTACCGCTTGAACATCGGTTCCTACCCGACCGAAGACCAGGGCGGCCTCGGCGCGTTGCTGGTGAAGCCCACCTTTGAAAATGAGCGGCTCGCTGAAAAATGGCAGGGCCCTTACCTGAAGCCCGGCACGAAAATGGACGACGCGTGGGGATTCAAGATTCGTTACGAACTGATCGATAGCAGCCAAAAAACCGAGGCTTCTGCGCCAGATTACAAACTCTATTCCGTCGGTCCCGATGGCCAACCGGACACCGAGGATGACGTCAAACTCGCCGAGGAGTCCGACACGACCAAGGACTCCAAGACGGTGTTGGAACAGTAA